Genomic window (Granulicella arctica):
CGCGAGCTCCTGCGCATACAAGAGATTCAACGCTCGATCTACATGAGGATTCAGGGAGGCTACGTTCGGGGCTACGCCAGGTGCTTCCAGAATCGCCCTGCGAGCCTGTATCTCCCGTTCGATTGCTTCGAGGCCGTCGAGAGTCTGCTGTGCATGCGTGTTGAACACATTCCGCACGTACAAGGCGTAGATCCACGTATGAATCATCGAGTCCGGACTTTCCGTTGTTTTGATGGGGAAGAGAGCGGCCATGCCGAATCGTGGTGTGACGCAAACCGCACTCATCGGCTCGATGTCGCGGGCAGCGGGAAACATCGCCTCCGGGGTTCTCGCATCCGGCCTTACCTTAACCCCTGCGGCGAGATAGAACGGCTTGTGCTCGGCTTTGATCGGGATGGAATTATGGCGCAGCGCATTCATGACGATCGGGACGTGAAGCCTCGAAAAGAAGCCCCCGCGCGGAGCCTGTTGGAAGAAGCCGCTTCGGAACATCTGTTTCGGGGAGCGGGTATCACCGCGGAAACAAATCCGACCTCCGCCGGCTATGGGCTTCTGTGCAACTTCTGTAGGAGAGAAAATCTGATCCATTTTATGTCTCGCATCTTGTCCGTTGACTCTGGACAAGTCTCTTTTAGCTGGTTGAGCTTCTTTGGATGAACGGCGGCCAAGGCTCACAATCTAGTGCTACAAACATTGCTTGAAGCAGAAATTCAGTCTTCTTTATTGCTGTTCTCATTCAGAGTACGTGCTTCCTGGCAGCAATGTTCCTTCAACAGTGATGACACCGCTTCCACTTTCCAGCAAAAGGCCTGCGGAGCAGCCCTAACCTACACAGGGTCTGCATCGCGTCGGCTTTGATGTTTCTAGCAAATGAAAGAGGTTCCGGCAGTATGCCGGAACCTCCTGGTCTTCTTAGAACAGTATTCGCTTCTTGGATACTAGCCGCGATACAGCTCGGTCGGAACATGATGCAGTTCGGGAATGTACAGCGATGCCGCGCCGTTTACCGTTCCTGCGGGCATGTCCATGCACTTGACGAAGGCTGTCTGGAATTTGGCCATCTCGTCCTTGGTGCCGACAGTGACGCGAACATAGTTCGGCATCGCTGCCCAGGTACGTCCGATGGCTACGCCGTCCTTCAGCATCGCTGCCTGGAACTCACGTCCCGGACGATTGACATCGACCATGAACATGTTGCCCTGCGAGCCAGGAACGATCTTGTAGCCCTTCTTTGTAAGGAACTCGAGCGTCTCCGCGCGAATGTCCGAGTTGATCTTCTTGCGAAGCGGCACAAGATCTTTATCCTGCAGGCTGGCGCGAGCGCCGGCAGCGGAGGTGATCGAGATGCTTGCAAGCTGACGCGCCGGAGCAGCGACGGTCGTGAACTTCATCAGCAGGTCAGGGCGACCAACCGCAAAGCCAGCACGAAGCCCGGCCATACCGTAGATCTTCGAGAACGTGCGCAGGACGATAAGGTCCTGATCCGCCGCGACCTGATCGAGCACTGACTCGTCGTTTGAGAAGTGATGATAAGCCTCGTCGACGATGACGACCGAACCCTTGGGCTTGTTCTTCAGCAGCCAGAGGATGTCTTCACGCGGCGTCATGGTGCCTGTCGGGTTGTTGGGGTTCACGATGTAGAACGCACCAGGATTCGGTGTTGCTGCGAGCATCGCCTTCACGTCATGCGCGTAGGTCGAAGTCAGCTTGACGGGGAACTTGGGAGCCTTCATGGTATCGGCAGCGCGTGGGCCCTGCTCGTAGCTCGGATCGCCGTAGACGAGGGGCTTGTCGGGGCCGATGTTCGACATCAGCGCGAGGTCAAGCGGTCCGCCGGATCCGGGGAACAACGCGGAATAGCCCTTCTTCAGGCCGAAAATCTCGTTGAAGGCCATGACGGTCTTCATCGTCTCTTCCTGGTGATAGCGGCCGCCCATTGGGGCCGTGCTACATATCGCCGTCAGCGCCGATTGCGCAGGTCCGAGAGGGTTCTCGTTTGAGCTGATGATGACGGTATCTGGCGGAAGCTGCCGCATGTCGCCCATATCGGACATGCCGCCGCGCTGCCTGGTCGCTGGTGCCGGAGCCTGTTGTGTTGCTGCCAGTGCGGGGAACGAGGCTGCTGCGAAGGACGCCGCTCCGAGAGTACGCATGAAGTTTCTGCGCGATAGACCCTGAATATCGTTGATCATTTGGTTCTCCTCAACTACTCGGTTTATAGGGAAATACACGGCCGCTGCGACAGGAGGACAAGCCGGCTGCAAAAGCGGTAGAGACTATTTCTCCTGACGGCAAACTACAGCCGGCAGAACCTAACTTGGGGGAATCACTATGAAAGACGGGGAAGCGGTTGCTTGAGTTTCAATTTACCGCGAATTTCACAGGAAATGTGAGTTTTTTTATCTGCCCGCGATATGGAACGCATAAAGACAGCAGAATGAAGCGAGTTAGCCCAAAATGTGGGTCCGACCGCACGCGAATCGCGCTCTGCCAACATCGCCTGTATTCTTGCTCTCAATGAAAGTTCTCGTAATCGACATCGGCGGCACCAATATCAAGGTCGCCTGCACAGACATTCGCGTTCCCATCAAGATTCCCTCCGGGCCAACACTTACCGCGAAGCAGATGGTTGACGACGTTCTCGCCGCGACCAAGGGCTGGCAGTTTGACTGCATCTCGATCGGTTACCCCGGTCCTGTGAACCATGACGCGCCTCGCCAGGAGCCGCATAATCTCGGTGCGGGCTGGACGGACTTCAACTACAAGCAGGCGTTTGGGAAGCCTTATCGCTTCATCAACGATGCGGCGATGCAGGCGCTTGGCGGCTACAAAGGCGGTCGCATGCTCTTTCTGGGCACAGGAACTGGGCTTGGCTCGGCGCTCATCTTCGATGGCACGATCATCCCGCTTGAGCTGGCTCATCTTCCGTATCGGCGAGGCCGAACGTATGAGGAGTACATCGGACTTGCGGGGCTTGAGCAGCGTGGCAAGAAGCGCTGGCGCAAGTCCGTGCTCGACATCATGGCGCGGTTGCAGGCTGCGATGGTCTGTGATTACGTGCTGCTCGGCGGCGGGAACGCCAAGCTGATGAAGGATCTTCCTGCTGGCGTTGTTCTTGGCGCGAACAGCAATGCGATCGAAGGTGGCATCAAGCTCTGGGAGACACCGATTCCTGCAAGTACTGATGCAGTCCAGACAGTAGATAAGCTGAAGGGAGGCAAGCGTGGCAAATAGATACGGCGAAGCAGCGATCCTTGCCGCTCGTGCTGCGGCTGAGTTTCACAGTCATCCAGGCGATCGCTGGAACGAGGTGGTGCAGAAGCTTTATCCGACCAGTCCAACGGCGCAGCGGAAGGGTTCTCCGCGACAGGCTTTCCTGAGTCTCTGCGAAGCTGGACTGATCAAGGGAATTCCGGCAGGTCAATATGCTGCTCCGCATCGCGGGATTACGTATGCGACGCGCGCGGTTTCGTTACTCGACGCGGGAACACATACGACGGTGAACAGCCTTTGGGCTGAAGTCACGGATGGTGAAGCGATTCCGCATGCGAGCCAGATGGATGTTGTGATGGCTCTTTGGAAGAACAACCTGATCGTCCGCAAGGCGTAGCAACAGC
Coding sequences:
- a CDS encoding aminotransferase class I/II-fold pyridoxal phosphate-dependent enzyme produces the protein MINDIQGLSRRNFMRTLGAASFAAASFPALAATQQAPAPATRQRGGMSDMGDMRQLPPDTVIISSNENPLGPAQSALTAICSTAPMGGRYHQEETMKTVMAFNEIFGLKKGYSALFPGSGGPLDLALMSNIGPDKPLVYGDPSYEQGPRAADTMKAPKFPVKLTSTYAHDVKAMLAATPNPGAFYIVNPNNPTGTMTPREDILWLLKNKPKGSVVIVDEAYHHFSNDESVLDQVAADQDLIVLRTFSKIYGMAGLRAGFAVGRPDLLMKFTTVAAPARQLASISITSAAGARASLQDKDLVPLRKKINSDIRAETLEFLTKKGYKIVPGSQGNMFMVDVNRPGREFQAAMLKDGVAIGRTWAAMPNYVRVTVGTKDEMAKFQTAFVKCMDMPAGTVNGAASLYIPELHHVPTELYRG
- a CDS encoding ROK family protein, with the translated sequence MKVLVIDIGGTNIKVACTDIRVPIKIPSGPTLTAKQMVDDVLAATKGWQFDCISIGYPGPVNHDAPRQEPHNLGAGWTDFNYKQAFGKPYRFINDAAMQALGGYKGGRMLFLGTGTGLGSALIFDGTIIPLELAHLPYRRGRTYEEYIGLAGLEQRGKKRWRKSVLDIMARLQAAMVCDYVLLGGGNAKLMKDLPAGVVLGANSNAIEGGIKLWETPIPASTDAVQTVDKLKGGKRGK
- a CDS encoding DUF6979 family protein, yielding MANRYGEAAILAARAAAEFHSHPGDRWNEVVQKLYPTSPTAQRKGSPRQAFLSLCEAGLIKGIPAGQYAAPHRGITYATRAVSLLDAGTHTTVNSLWAEVTDGEAIPHASQMDVVMALWKNNLIVRKA